A window from Temnothorax longispinosus isolate EJ_2023e chromosome 1, Tlon_JGU_v1, whole genome shotgun sequence encodes these proteins:
- the Brat gene encoding protein brain tumor: protein MASPTPSLESRANSLGSPVSLSPVTVSGSSPPASDSAICDVDSCDLCLDAPKSGEDPCPRCRLGSTSGTPIHIRCTGCKSAEGVVAGAVSRCYDCDQFLCPNCVMAHQYMLCFEGHRLLNLADSKLETVGSGGGGGGGGGGNGGGGGGGGGGNTITATTELPKSACNGSSGGGGGGNNLVINGTGNSNNGGNGEKIHFCGRHKQEIIKYFCRSCNVPICKECTLTEHAGPLHDCAHVSEVGTQQLEALSRIVQECRSKAADARAAVKATDHNTAILQVQYHKAQNEINDTFQFYRSMLDERKQELLKELDSVFSTKQISLNVLSQRANEMADKMMQTCDFVERVTKVTTITDFLMVKKILEAKLQTLLSNIPNTDIASQTADLEFVSNYQAIQVGVRNTFGYVRSNSNSENNAGSIGKQPPIARPTALSSNGIGSGGGSNMSNGLGSGAGPLGGLLLERTYSNGLISSSMNCGSSSSPSSIDTVSSVISKRFSSANSLGPFSTTISDVNLNGMNANPYEKWSNGGSDTYPVVTTNDHFAMPSVAVATNAAPGDSVLDLTSKLMSATAIFPPKSQIKRQKMIYHCKFGEFGVMEGQFTEPSGVAVNAQNDIIVADTNNHRIQIFDKEGRFKFQFGECGKRDGQLLYPNRVAVVKTSGDIIVTERSPTHQIQIYNQYGQFVRKFGANILQHPRGVTVDSKGRIVVVECKVMRVIIFDQTGNVLQKFGCSKHLEFPNGVVVNDKQEIFISDNRAHCVKVFNYEGAYLRQIGGEGITNYPIGVGINTHGEILIADNHNNFNLTIFTQDGQLVSALESKVKHAQCFDVALMDDGSVVLASKDYRLYIYRYVQVPPIGM, encoded by the coding sequence ATGGCCTCGCCGACACCCTCATTGGAATCGCGCGCAAATTCCCTCGGGTCCCCGGTTTCGCTGTCCCCAGTAACGGTGAGCGGCAGCTCGCCGCCTGCTAGCGACTCGGCGATCTGCGACGTCGACAGCTGCGACTTGTGCCTCGACGCACCAAAGTCGGGCGAAGATCCGTGCCCGCGCTGCCGGCTAGGTAGCACGAGTGGCACTCCCATTCACATCCGTTGCACCGGCTGCAAATCCGCTGAAGGCGTTGTAGCTGGCGCTGTATCGCGTTGTTACGATTGTGATCAGTTTCTCTGTCCAAATTGCGTGATGGCACATCAATACATGCTCTGTTTCGAAGGCCACCGGTTATTAAACTTGGCCGACTCCAAGCTGGAGACCGTCGGcagcggtggtggcggcggcggcggtggcggcggaaatggtggtggtggaggaggaggtggCGGCGGTAACACGATCACCGCGACGACAGAACTGCCTAAAAGCGCCTGTAACGGtagcagcggcggcggcggaggtgGCAACAATCTGGTTATCAACGGCACCGGGAACAGCAACAACGGAGGAAATGGGGAGAAGATACACTTTTGTGGACGACACAAGCAGGAGATAATCAAGTATTTCTGCCGGAGCTGCAATGTGCCGATTTGCAAGGAGTGCACGTTGACAGAACACGCAGGACCGCTACATGACTGTGCCCACGTCTCGGAGGTAGGCACACAACAACTGGAGGCGTTGTCGCGGATCGTTCAGGAGTGCCGCTCGAAAGCGGCGGACGCGCGTGCGGCGGTCAAAGCGACGGACCATAACACCGCGATACTACAGGTGCAGTATCACAAGGCGCAAAATGAGATCAACGATACCTTCCAGTTCTATCGATCGATGCTAGATGAGCGCAAACAGGAGCTGCTGAAAGAACTCGACTCAGTGTTCTCGACGAAGCAAATCTCCTTGAACGTGCTCTCCCAACGAGCCAACGAGATGGCGGACAAGATGATGCAGACCTGCGATTTTGTCGAGCGTGTAACCAAGGTCACCACCATTACTGATTTCCTTATGGTCAAGAAGATCCTTGAGGCCAAACTCCAAACGTTGCTCAGTAACATACCAAACACGGATATAGCCAGTCAGACCGCGGATCTCGAATTCGTCAGCAATTACCAGGCGATACAGGTAGGAGTGAGAAACACCTTCGGCTACGTTCGGAGTAACAGCAACAGCGAAAACAACGCCGGTTCGATCGGCAAGCAGCCACCTATCGCACGACCTACCGCTCTGTCGAGCAACGGCAttggcagcggcggcggcagcaaCATGAGCAACGGACTCGGAAGCGGAGCTGGTCCTTTGGGCGGTCTTCTCTTAGAACGGACTTACAGTAACGGCCTGATCTCCTCCAGTATGAATTGCGGCTCGTCGTCATCACCTTCTTCGATCGACACTGTCAGCAGCGTGATCTCAAAACGTTTCAGTTCAGCTAACAGTCTTGGCCCGTTTTCCACGACGATCAGCGACGTGAATCTGAATGGCATGAATGCCAATCCGTACGAGAAATGGAGCAACGGCGGTAGTGACACTTATCCGGTCGTGACGACGAATGACCATTTCGCGATGCCGTCGGTAGCCGTAGCGACGAACGCCGCACCGGGCGATTCCGTCCTTGACTTGACTTCGAAACTGATGTCCGCCACCGCGATATTCCCGCCCAAGTCGCAGATCAAACGGCAGAAGATGATTTACCATTGTAAGTTTGGCGAGTTTGGCGTGATGGAGGGTCAGTTCACCGAACCATCTGGCGTCGCGGTGAACGCGCAGAACGACATCATCGTTGCCGACACGAACAATCATCGCATCCAGATCTTCGACAAGGAAGGCAGGTTCAAGTTTCAATTCGGCGAGTGCGGCAAACGCGACGGCCAATTGCTCTATCCAAACCGCGTCGCCGTCGTGAAGACGTCCGGTGACATTATCGTTACGGAACGTTCGCCGACCCATCAGATACAGATTTACAATCAATACGGTCAATTTGTACGCAAGTTCGGCGCAAACATCCTCCAGCATCCACGCGGCGTCACCGTCGACTCGAAGGGACGGATCGTTGTCGTGGAGTGCAAAGTGATGCGCGTCATCATCTTTGATCAGACCGGCAACGTTCTACAAAAGTTCGGCTGCTCGAAACACCTCGAGTTCCCGAACGGCGTAGTGGTGAACGATAAGCAGGAGATCTTCATCAGCGACAATCGCGCCCATTGTGTCAAGGTTTTTAACTACGAGGGCGCTTATTTACGGCAGATAGGCGGTGAGGGTATCACCAATTATCCGATCGGCGTGGGCATCAATACGCATGGCGAGATACTAATAGCGGACaatcataataatttcaatctgACCATCTTCACGCAGGATGGCCAATTGGTCTCGGCTCTTGAGAGCAAGGTGAAGCACGCGCAGTGTTTCGATGTGGCGCTAATGGACGACGGTTCGGTCGTATTGGCCAGTAAGGATTATCGGCTGTACATATACCGCTATGTACAGGTACCGCCGATCGGCATGTAG